A region from the Bacteroidota bacterium genome encodes:
- a CDS encoding T9SS type A sorting domain-containing protein, which yields MRKSIYYLGGSLLVVVFLMVVGWPPRDTSGATEVLGNYGKSKKESMERAEEEEEGMPLRDRMDLAMAQEFKKTVDPALGRVPKERLLLAKAYADELRASNKVNAAIPGVVWKERGPSNVSGRTRAILVDPNTGSGLKVFAGGVAGGLWVTNDISANPPVWTAINDLMTNLAVSSIASDPTNPLVMYAGTGEGYFNLDAMSGAGIFKSVNGGNTWTQLAATNNGNFFFVFRIAVNATGVILAATSSGLRRSADGGTTWTKVLGTGLGITGAVSNRCYDVEVAANGDIYASLDGSVHKSTNAGVTFGPAQTLPIAVGRVELACAPNDLNYVYAVCENGNVVAGFLRTTNGGTTWTSRTEPADADPGVGATDMSRGQAWYDLSIAVDPLNRDRLFTGGVDLFVSGDGAGTWTQVAHWYGGFGFQYVHADQHIVIFQPGSSSVAYFGNDGGIYRTTNANAVSPAITFKGDNYNVTQFYACAIHPTALTDYYLAGAQDNGSQQFSSAGINSTIEVTGGDGAFCHIDQDQPQFQFTAYVQNDFYRSTNGGASFTNVTTSGGQFISPTDYDDVNNRMYMCDGNNNYRRWDNPQSGATFVQVPVAAFGSDVSCVTVSPNTANRVFFGISNGRVFRVDNAHTGAPTATNISTGLPGGNPSCVEVQTGNDNHLLVVYSNYGLNSVWESVNGGTSWTSVEGNLPDMPIRWALFNPNNSAQAMVATELGVWTTDLLNGGTTNWGPSNTGFANTRIDMLQLRQSDKFVIAASHGRGLYSTDIFTTPTALFTGAPTVQYIGRPVQFTDQSYRATSWAWNFGDGGTSTSQNPSYSYANAGLYNVTLTINAGASTITKNGYIQVLPDLGTPYAPAAGGNFEAPNQLHFGPINVTGTDWERGNSAVAGKSGFTSASNSWVTGLVGNYVDNTRAELYCPSYNFSSGGVYTLRFQTKFATETGFDGFRVESSTNKGVSWSPVGTAVAAGWYNNANNSGAGVFPANQAWFSGSQAAFGLKSFDVSALAGNPSVAFRFVFGTDPGVITSGVAIDDFEILGPGNPSGLPLTGSPLYGAWTGAQPNLSWSTFSQINTRGFGVERSDDGQQFAEVGYLNGAGTNNETLKYLWEDAGAVSDHYFYRLRRDDLDGNFLFSNTVELSRGQGMVGIAKVYPNPFADALSVELSSPGNGKADLVLYDLSGRKVREVLGASTAGNVIALNGLDLPAGTYMLRVTVGNATTTRKVVRQ from the coding sequence GATCCGGCATTGGGCCGTGTTCCGAAAGAACGTTTGCTGCTCGCCAAGGCGTATGCAGACGAATTGCGAGCATCCAACAAGGTCAATGCAGCAATCCCTGGCGTAGTTTGGAAAGAGCGTGGTCCCAGCAACGTTTCTGGCCGCACGCGTGCGATTTTGGTCGATCCCAATACAGGCTCTGGCCTGAAGGTATTTGCCGGTGGTGTCGCAGGTGGCTTGTGGGTGACCAATGACATCTCCGCCAATCCCCCCGTTTGGACCGCCATTAATGACTTGATGACCAACCTCGCTGTCTCCAGCATCGCATCCGATCCCACCAATCCGCTTGTCATGTATGCAGGTACCGGCGAAGGATACTTCAACCTCGATGCCATGTCTGGTGCGGGCATCTTCAAATCCGTCAACGGTGGCAACACTTGGACGCAGCTTGCAGCCACGAACAATGGCAACTTTTTCTTTGTGTTTCGCATCGCCGTCAACGCGACCGGGGTGATCCTGGCTGCGACATCCTCCGGCCTGCGCCGCTCGGCCGACGGCGGTACGACCTGGACCAAAGTGCTGGGCACGGGACTCGGCATCACGGGCGCGGTCTCGAACAGATGCTATGACGTAGAGGTGGCTGCCAACGGCGACATCTATGCTTCCTTGGATGGCTCCGTACACAAAAGCACGAATGCGGGTGTGACCTTCGGCCCTGCACAGACATTGCCGATCGCGGTGGGCCGCGTCGAACTCGCTTGCGCACCCAATGACCTGAATTATGTCTATGCAGTCTGTGAGAATGGGAATGTCGTGGCGGGTTTCTTGCGCACTACGAATGGAGGTACGACCTGGACATCACGTACCGAGCCTGCCGATGCCGACCCCGGCGTCGGGGCCACCGACATGTCGCGTGGCCAAGCATGGTATGACCTGAGTATTGCCGTCGATCCGCTCAATCGTGACCGCCTTTTTACAGGTGGTGTTGATCTTTTTGTCTCTGGTGATGGCGCTGGCACCTGGACGCAAGTTGCGCATTGGTATGGAGGCTTTGGCTTCCAATACGTCCATGCCGATCAGCATATCGTGATTTTTCAGCCGGGTAGCTCGTCTGTTGCCTATTTCGGCAATGACGGGGGCATCTACCGCACAACGAACGCTAACGCCGTCTCCCCTGCAATTACCTTCAAAGGCGACAATTATAATGTCACGCAGTTCTATGCTTGCGCCATTCACCCGACCGCCCTCACCGACTACTACCTCGCTGGAGCGCAAGACAATGGCTCGCAGCAGTTTTCTTCCGCTGGCATCAACAGCACCATAGAGGTCACGGGCGGTGACGGCGCATTTTGCCACATCGACCAGGACCAGCCGCAGTTTCAGTTCACCGCCTACGTCCAAAATGACTTCTACCGTTCGACAAACGGTGGAGCTTCCTTCACCAATGTCACGACCTCTGGCGGACAATTCATCAGCCCGACCGACTATGACGACGTGAACAATCGGATGTATATGTGCGATGGCAACAACAATTATCGCCGCTGGGACAATCCACAGAGTGGGGCGACCTTTGTACAGGTGCCTGTTGCAGCCTTTGGCAGTGATGTGAGTTGCGTGACCGTCTCGCCCAATACTGCCAACCGTGTGTTTTTTGGCATCAGCAATGGGCGCGTCTTCAGGGTGGACAATGCCCATACCGGTGCCCCGACTGCGACCAATATTTCCACAGGTCTGCCAGGTGGAAATCCCAGTTGCGTCGAAGTACAGACGGGCAATGACAACCACCTCCTCGTCGTTTACAGCAATTATGGTTTGAACAGCGTATGGGAAAGCGTGAATGGCGGCACGTCCTGGACATCGGTCGAGGGCAACCTGCCCGACATGCCGATCCGTTGGGCGCTCTTCAACCCCAACAACAGCGCCCAAGCCATGGTCGCCACCGAACTCGGCGTCTGGACGACCGACTTGCTCAATGGCGGCACGACCAACTGGGGACCAAGCAACACTGGATTCGCCAATACCCGCATCGACATGTTGCAGCTGCGCCAAAGCGACAAGTTTGTGATCGCGGCTTCCCATGGTCGGGGCCTGTACTCGACCGATATCTTTACGACACCCACTGCCCTCTTCACAGGCGCGCCGACTGTGCAATACATCGGGAGGCCGGTGCAATTCACCGATCAGAGTTACCGCGCCACCTCATGGGCTTGGAACTTTGGGGACGGCGGCACTTCGACGTCTCAAAATCCGAGCTACAGTTATGCGAATGCAGGTTTGTACAACGTGACGCTCACGATCAATGCAGGGGCTTCCACAATCACCAAAAACGGGTATATCCAGGTTCTGCCCGATCTCGGTACGCCGTATGCGCCGGCAGCTGGCGGCAATTTTGAGGCACCCAACCAATTGCATTTCGGGCCGATCAATGTTACAGGCACCGACTGGGAGCGTGGAAATAGCGCTGTTGCGGGCAAGAGTGGCTTTACTTCGGCCTCCAATTCTTGGGTGACGGGTCTGGTGGGTAATTATGTCGACAATACGCGGGCAGAACTTTACTGTCCGAGCTACAATTTTAGTTCTGGTGGTGTCTATACCCTGCGTTTTCAAACCAAGTTTGCGACTGAGACGGGTTTTGACGGCTTTCGCGTCGAATCCAGTACCAACAAGGGCGTCTCTTGGTCTCCTGTAGGGACTGCTGTTGCTGCAGGTTGGTACAACAACGCCAACAATTCAGGTGCGGGCGTCTTCCCCGCCAATCAGGCTTGGTTCTCGGGTTCCCAAGCCGCCTTCGGACTCAAGTCCTTTGACGTGTCTGCATTGGCGGGCAATCCCTCGGTGGCCTTTAGGTTTGTATTTGGTACAGACCCCGGTGTAATTACCTCCGGTGTCGCCATCGACGATTTTGAAATCCTCGGGCCTGGAAATCCTTCGGGCTTGCCACTCACTGGATCGCCGCTTTACGGTGCTTGGACGGGTGCGCAGCCTAACCTGAGTTGGAGCACATTCAGCCAAATCAATACGCGTGGCTTTGGGGTCGAGCGCTCCGACGACGGGCAGCAGTTTGCCGAGGTTGGGTACTTGAATGGTGCTGGAACGAATAACGAGACGCTCAAATACCTCTGGGAGGATGCGGGCGCAGTTTCCGACCATTACTTCTACCGCCTGCGCAGGGATGATCTGGATGGGAATTTCCTGTTTTCCAATACCGTAGAGCTTTCGCGCGGCCAAGGCATGGTGGGTATTGCAAAGGTGTATCCGAATCCATTTGCCGATGCGCTTTCGGTAGAATTGAGCAGTCCAGGGAATGGGAAGGCCGATCTTGTGCTTTATGATCTCTCTGGCCGCAAAGTGCGTGAGGTGCTAGGTGCTTCGACCGCGGGCAATGTGATTGCTTTGAATGGATTGGACCTGCCTGCCGGGACCTATATGTTGCGTGTGACGGTGGGAAATGCGACGACGACGCGTAAGGTGGTTCGTCAATGA
- the cphA gene encoding cyanophycin synthetase — translation MKIVEIRAMRGPNYWSIRRHKLIVMTLDLEELEERPTNSIPGFLERLKAMFPTMMAHRCSEEREGGFFHRVEEGTWMGHVIEHIALEIQSLAGMEVGFGRTRSYGEPGVYSVVFAYMEEKVGVFAAKSATKIAQALVDGESYDLAPDIQEMRELREAERLGPSTGSIIDEAVARGIPWIRLNKYSLCQLGYGANQKRIQATVTSQTSSIGVEIACDKEDTKFLLEAAEVPVPKGDIVRTQAGLQDAIDRIKYPIVIKPINGNHGRGITANINDWEEACIALDAAKKVSPSVIVEKYITGEDFRLLVINYKLVAAAKRTPAQVIGDGVSTLQQLIDAVNADPRRGYGHEKVLTQISLDDMTKGIIAAAGLTLDSVLPAGQAMKLKDTANLSTGGTSTDVTDIVHPYNVFMAERIARVVGLDICGIDVMTSDISVPLPETGGAVLEVNAGPGFRMHLAPSEGLARNVSAPVIDMLFPPGSSARIPIIAVTGTNGKTTTTRLIAHMMRLKGHKVGYTTTDGVYIQNKLLMSGDCTGPASTEFVLKDPTVDCAVLECARGGLLRAGLGFHFCEIGIVTNVAADHLGLKGIHTIEQLAKVKGVIPETVLPDGHAILNADDDLVYGMRGPLKCNVGLFSMDEDNPRIKAHSEAGGISAIYENGFITIVKGGWKLRITKAVNVPLTFGGKASFMIQNVLPAALTGFLRGMAIEDIKVALETFIPSPSQTPGRLNLFEFKNFQIMLDYAHNPAGLRALHKMVEKMDGTPKVGIIAGIGDRRVQDNEEIGRVACEMFDEIIIRQDKHLRGKTSEEIVEMLKVGILRQDPNKKITVIPSEKEAITYAITHARKGSLIVCCSDVVPDALALVMKFKEEEADRIWGFDANADIPNIGGVEVPHVFPLAGKEMM, via the coding sequence ATGAAAATAGTCGAAATCCGGGCGATGAGAGGCCCGAATTACTGGTCGATTCGTCGGCACAAGCTCATCGTCATGACCCTAGACTTGGAGGAACTCGAAGAGCGCCCTACCAATTCGATTCCAGGATTCTTGGAAAGACTCAAGGCGATGTTTCCTACAATGATGGCGCACCGCTGCTCCGAAGAGCGCGAAGGTGGATTTTTTCACCGCGTCGAGGAAGGCACGTGGATGGGACATGTCATTGAGCACATTGCGCTGGAGATCCAGTCGTTGGCGGGCATGGAAGTGGGATTCGGCCGCACACGCAGCTACGGGGAACCGGGCGTCTACAGCGTGGTGTTTGCGTACATGGAGGAAAAAGTCGGCGTTTTTGCTGCCAAGTCAGCGACCAAAATTGCCCAGGCACTCGTCGATGGCGAATCCTACGATCTGGCACCTGATATTCAGGAAATGCGGGAACTCCGCGAAGCCGAACGCCTTGGTCCATCCACGGGATCGATCATTGACGAGGCCGTCGCCCGGGGCATTCCATGGATTCGCCTCAACAAATATTCGCTCTGTCAACTTGGTTATGGTGCCAATCAAAAGCGAATTCAGGCCACGGTCACGAGCCAAACAAGCAGCATCGGCGTCGAAATCGCTTGTGACAAGGAAGATACCAAATTCCTCTTGGAAGCAGCTGAAGTGCCCGTTCCGAAGGGTGACATCGTGCGCACCCAAGCTGGATTGCAAGACGCCATCGATCGGATCAAATATCCGATTGTGATCAAGCCGATCAATGGCAACCATGGCCGTGGCATCACTGCCAACATCAACGACTGGGAAGAAGCCTGCATCGCCCTCGATGCTGCGAAGAAGGTGAGCCCATCCGTCATCGTCGAGAAATACATCACGGGAGAAGACTTCCGCTTGTTGGTGATCAATTACAAATTGGTCGCTGCCGCCAAGCGCACGCCTGCACAGGTGATCGGTGACGGTGTTTCGACTTTGCAGCAATTGATTGACGCAGTGAATGCAGATCCACGTCGCGGCTATGGACACGAAAAGGTGCTCACCCAAATCAGCCTCGATGACATGACCAAGGGCATCATCGCCGCCGCCGGGCTTACACTCGACAGCGTATTGCCTGCTGGGCAAGCCATGAAACTGAAGGATACTGCCAACCTGAGTACAGGTGGAACGAGCACGGATGTGACCGACATCGTGCATCCATATAATGTGTTCATGGCGGAGCGCATCGCCCGCGTGGTCGGATTGGACATTTGCGGAATCGATGTGATGACGAGCGACATCTCCGTGCCGTTGCCGGAAACGGGTGGTGCTGTGCTCGAGGTGAATGCAGGTCCGGGTTTCAGGATGCACTTGGCCCCTAGCGAAGGGCTTGCGCGCAACGTGAGTGCACCGGTGATTGACATGCTGTTTCCTCCGGGAAGCTCGGCAAGAATTCCGATCATCGCCGTTACCGGAACCAATGGAAAGACGACCACCACGCGTTTGATTGCGCACATGATGCGCCTCAAGGGACACAAAGTCGGCTATACCACGACAGACGGTGTCTATATTCAAAACAAATTGCTGATGAGCGGCGACTGTACGGGTCCTGCGAGTACGGAATTTGTCTTGAAGGATCCGACGGTGGATTGTGCAGTCCTCGAATGCGCCCGCGGCGGATTGCTGCGCGCCGGTTTGGGCTTTCACTTCTGCGAAATCGGTATTGTGACGAACGTTGCTGCGGATCACTTGGGTCTCAAGGGCATCCATACGATCGAACAATTGGCGAAGGTCAAGGGTGTGATTCCCGAGACGGTGTTGCCTGACGGGCATGCGATTTTGAACGCCGACGATGACCTTGTTTATGGCATGCGTGGGCCTTTGAAATGCAATGTTGGGCTGTTTTCGATGGACGAAGACAACCCCCGTATCAAGGCGCATAGCGAGGCAGGTGGCATTTCTGCGATCTATGAAAATGGTTTTATCACGATTGTCAAAGGTGGCTGGAAACTGCGCATCACCAAGGCGGTAAACGTACCGCTGACATTCGGAGGAAAGGCAAGCTTCATGATCCAAAACGTATTGCCAGCGGCATTGACCGGATTTTTGAGGGGAATGGCGATTGAAGACATCAAAGTCGCACTCGAAACGTTCATCCCAAGTCCGAGCCAAACACCGGGTCGCCTCAACCTCTTCGAATTCAAGAATTTCCAGATCATGCTCGACTACGCCCACAATCCAGCGGGATTGCGTGCACTTCACAAGATGGTCGAGAAAATGGACGGCACGCCCAAGGTTGGCATCATCGCCGGCATCGGCGACCGCCGCGTACAGGACAACGAAGAGATCGGCCGCGTCGCCTGCGAAATGTTTGACGAGATCATCATCCGGCAAGACAAACATTTACGTGGCAAAACCAGTGAAGAGATCGTGGAAATGCTCAAAGTTGGCATCCTGCGTCAGGATCCGAACAAGAAGATCACGGTCATTCCATCCGAAAAGGAAGCGATCACCTACGCGATCACCCATGCGCGTAAGGGCAGCCTCATCGTCTGCTGCAGCGATGTCGTGCCCGATGCTTTGGCCTTGGTGATGAAATTCAAGGAAGAAGAAGCCGACCGCATCTGGGGCTTTGACGCCAATGCCGATATCCCGAATATCGGTGGGGTCGAGGTACCGCATGTGTTTCCCCTTGCTGGCAAAGAGATGATGTAA